In Aedes albopictus strain Foshan chromosome 3, AalbF5, whole genome shotgun sequence, the genomic window agtggacatctaaggaccgaaggagatggtgaattgcgaggaaagaacgtggggtgaggtgggctttgggttcaggttggctttctacttcacagaattgttaccttgttctgtggcggagttggttaacgcgccctgtctagcgaacttggggagacgtgggttcaaatcccaccagaactacgtggattttttcgcaatttttccactcaatttgtccatttttcaacacatattgtgcctatgaacttcaggcattacgtatgtctaacataccatttcggttggttatccgaaaaacaacaacattcgtattaatcaatcattaatcattcatcaccaaaaatgattcatcatataatatatatgatccaatttgaattggttcaaatgctgttctaaataatttaatttatgattcttttttcaaaaatctcccggacagagttaccttttacttttgaaacttcaaaaacatgttaaacaatagtatattttaatcatttcctgttttttgtgattgattaatcatgattaatcatgatttttaatcaatgagccagttttaatcattaatcataatcaataatcacaggtaTACcatattttaatcattaatcataatctttaatcatcctaaaaatcaaattaatcattaatcataacactagtttacaaaatataacgaaagtcgtgaacttctgtcaacgaccaaaatttttgaagcataatttagcgctgatttcgaaaccgtgcttcaaaaaatttaaagtagaacagtttttgagtttcagctcaatatcgagttttacaactttttaaaatatggaatttcataaaattcaaatatcttgcattttgttcaaccaattttaaatctttttccataaattaaaagctaaatataataccattcgatcatctcaatgcaggttttgcgtcagattgatgaaaatcgagatattggcgagttttggggacgatcttcttaaattttagcaaaatttccaaaaatttatgaagaaatgtatttttttcaatgagaaaagaacaatttaaaaattctttttcaacgtttatttgacatatcatatgtgggtgagttacagtaaaaaattcagctcaatcggagctttGATTGCAgagaataagatgtgtgaagtgagcgacttcgcttaaaaatagaacaaaaatcgatttcaaatcatcaaccttgtatggaaagtcgaaaaaatttccgctctactgtaatttttttccttcgcgttttcgaactcagggcatgattctacaccaaaaacaatcatcagcttaccgagttcaaaaatgctgtaaactagtgtaatcaataatcaccaaaatttgaattttaatcatcaatgattaatcatgattaaaatttttgttaatcatgaacgctctgggagacggctactatgtacagcagaggccacctcggccgtagcctgatcggtaaggtaagtacgtaattaatggacagccccttaagatAAAAAGTCCACTCAAAAGTAAAATGTAAAAGTGATGACCTGCGTTATGGAATGTAGTTAATTTCGCTTCATCATTAGTAAATCGTTATGGAACAAGTCTATTTTGGGCTCAATGGAATGCAACCGTGCGAGTGATGTCCGAATTGTGCAAAAACAATCGCTCGATGATCAGCAGACACAACACATGCCCAATTCCAGATTGCTATCAATATTGTATTCGACCAAAGCGAGACCAAACATTCTTCGGCTCATTCCATTCATGTTTGGTGTCCGCGCCGGATTGAACCAGCTGGTAAAAGGCAAGAAAGGCTCCGACACGGTTTCGAAATCTCCGCTTCGTATCTCGGCAGTTCCGATTACAGTCGAGATAATGCCCAAACCATTTATGAACCCTCCAAAACGGTTTCGATTGATATCTCTCAGCATCCGGACTGCACAATTGAACTGCGGCGGACGAACGGCTGTTTTGTTTGTACAACCTGATCGGAGAGCGCGCGTGATGGTTTCGAATTTCTCGTCGGACCCATAGGCGAAGAATGATCAATAAATTAGTTCCGTTTTGTCGGGCTTGTCATCTAGATGGATTGGTTCCGCAGACGAAGACAAGTCGTTTAGGTtgtcatttttatatttttggtatAGAATTTAAGCGTTCTTTCAATCGAGTTTGGCATAAAACGGTTGAGCTGCTTCGGCACGCGTACTACATTACTCGATTCACTACGTATACCTACTGCAATATCATTAGAAATCCGCTAAATTGACAGGAAAGCATTCTGTTACCATATTGCGCGTAAAACGGGGGAAGGTATGAAACTCTTGTCGTATAAATGTTCATATGTAAATATTTGTATATATTGTCTGGACGAAAGGGTTAATTTCAAGGAGTCCCACCGGATTTTGGTAGCGTACGGTAGTCGCTGGACCACGTTAAGTCAACTTCCACTACGTTTGAAGGATTGATAGAATACGTAGCAGCCGTTGGGTTCATTCAGACGACATCGAAATAATACAGGGGTTCTTCTTTCTCACGGCGCATTTTTCGACAAGCTCCGGCCACCACAAGCGCTTCCAAGGTGAAGATCACTGAAAAGATAGATGGTTGGGgagatcgaaaaaaaaatgttgaatctCTTTTTCCCTTACAAGTTAGTAGTATGACAAGTTTCATTTCCGTGGCCGTTTTCTCCATGTTGTTCTGATTGTATTCCGTGGCGGAAAGGACCGCTTTTCGTATGATTGCAGACGCTTTCAACGTGATGGTGCAGGTTTGATATATTTGCAGTAATTTTTCCATGCGCTGAAAAAGTGGAGAGAAAATTGCCGTTAGAATGGGTTGTTTGTTTTAGATCGAAGTTTGTTGTTCTAGTTCAATACAAAAATGAGACAGAAAACacaataaaaaaatccttcattctGAGTAGTAAATATAAATATGGGAGCACCCTGACAACTGTCTTCGTATGGAATGGATTCTACTACACATCCCAGAATGTCGTTACCCCTAATAGTCTGCTAAGCTAATCATTACCCCGATTTTTGCACGATGATGATGACACATTACCCCGAAAACCACTCCCATCGGTGGCTTTAGTTCGAGAACTTTTTATGTATGGGAAACTTCCACCTTAGTTATCATCGTGCATCTGCGATTTCTTGCTAGCAGGTAAAATGAAATGACAATCTCGCTTGTCATGCCTCGAGAATGTGTGCTTGTTAACATCGatttttgttaatttgttaaCAAGACGTCTCTGAACTAACTGCTTCATGTGCTGCCACAATTGATGGATCTGTTGTAGATCGTCTTTTAGCACGCTGAGACGTAGgatttttgaccccattcccggcactacaggAAAACAAAATTGTGCAATTCACAAGGCAACGactgttttcgtccacttcttccagcTGAATCAGATACcatattgcgtgaacttgttgttaacagcgattgttgtgaagattttctgccgaaaagttgattttgaaccagtttactgcacctagtccagtgcCAATTTTCGGCACCAGTTCCGaagttccagcaaaatcaaattggAAATCACTTCtgcactcatttttgagctgacgAAGTGCACCCGTCTGCATGTAAATAATAATTGTTTTGAGCATTGTGCGGCTTTACAGTGAACTTGAAGCTCATTGATTGAAGATCTAGtggcgggagatgattacctacgaAAGTGCGCTTGGAAAATATGCGGTAAGTGATatgtattttgatttgttttactgtgaggtgccgggaattgacgcgggtgtgCAAGTGGTTCGACACCCTACCAGTGCAGGTGGTTATATACgcgttttttaattcttcaaccttaccttaccttaccgatcaggctaaggcctaagttgcctctgctgtacatagtagccgtcttcattctactcggttcatggctttgtgtctccagttccgcattctgtgaagcgtccgcagatcgtcctccacctgatcaacccatctagctcgctgcgcaccacgtcttcttgtaccggtcggatgactctcgagaaccattttagtcgggttgctatccgacatcctgatgacgtgacccgtccaccgtagcctgccgattttcgcggtgtggacgatggttggtttactcagcagctgatgcagctcgtgatttattcaccttctccaagtctccaagtcttccatctgcactccgccgtagatggtacgcaacaccatccgtttgaaaactccaagggcgcgttggtcctctgcacgtagggttcatgtttcgtgcccatagaggactaccggtctaatcagcgttttgtagataattaacttcgtgttacggcgaactttgttctatcgtagagttctgcggagtccaaagtaagcacgattcaaaatttgatgtaatgGTGGACAGTGTAGTTTGTTTCTGCCGTGCAGCTTCAAATTTGATTAAATTAGGTACGTGTGAAATAGTGAAAGTGCCGCGGAAAAAAGTGTTTTGCCGTGTGGCCGAAAAGTGCATTAACGCGACGACGCCAACAGACCAATAGTCAGTGGGGGTTGTTCGTGTTTAATTAATGATTTTCTGTCACCCCAGCAGCAGTAAGTACTGGCGGGCGGCAAAgcaaatttggcattttttttattgcttctctgtgttctgtgttgtgttgtgtGCATGATTTTGAATCTGTGTATAGGCTCAAGCGATGGTTGAGTGTAGTCTATGTGGTGGTAATGTGCTTCTAAGCGATTTACCCTTTGTGCTGTTCGGGATGTGGATGTGCAAAAGTAgtccactacaaatgcacatctcTGACCAAAGCAGTGGCAAAGGTAATTACGGAGAACGAAAATGTAGCGTTCAAATGTGATGATTGTTTATCAAGTCAGTGTTGTGGCGAGCAGAATGTACTTTCGATTCGCTTAGTGGCGTTCGAGAGCACATTGCTGCTCAGATAAACGAGACAATGAAATGCGAAATCGAACAATTGGGGAGAAATCTAAATTGTACATTGGAGAAGGCAATTTCTGGACTTGGGGAATTAGTTAATAAAGAAATGGAAAATGTGAAATGTTCATTTTCTCAATTTAATTCGGGAAAGGCTGCAATGAATGTAAGACAAGGTACTTCTAGCACGGCTTCGGAGCCGAAATTGAATCCCAGGGGTAAAAAGCGTAGAGTTCAGGACGACGGTGCCGATACGTCGGATGATGTTTTTAtcgaaaaagttagttttgcggaTATTGTTAAGAACAACTCTAGGAATCAAACTAACGGTAAAACTAATAGAAAGAAAAGCGTGAAGTCTAATGACGCTGATGTCACCAGAAGGTTGGGGTGACTCGTAAGGCTCGTCCAGTCATTGTGATAAAGCCGCAAAAGTCCAATCTGAGTAGCGACGAtactcgaaaatttttgtatacTAAACTGGATCCAAATATACACAAGATCAGTTTAGAAACGGGAAAGATGGCTCTATTATTGCTGAGTGTGCAACAGAACACAACGTAAATgttgttaaggacaaggtatttggagtacatagctcaaaatttctagagcaccgtttttgagaaccgttgaacggatttggatgaaaatgcattacactaattgttcagtggttgtcaatagcgtgatgcattttaatccaaatccgttcaacggttctaaaaaacggtgctctagaaattttgagcaatgtactccaaataccttgtccttaaccctccatcagtcgcatcaaaaaaagttacacgagcggtcgcgtcgtgtactcagtacacggcaaacgttttcaattatggtttatatgctttactagatacaatgttggtgtcttcggcaaaaatgtccaactggataatgcgcctctgatagtggacatgtggaaccgatcaacacgatctggtcctgtcccgggtgtcggaatggccctcgcgggaacctgtttcgtggacatttcagttatggcaccagaactaggcatgcgacggctctatcttcatgatttttcatgtacatcatcttggtaaccatgaaaatgaccagtgacctccctggctaacccgtagccaccggaatgtgcccggggccgggaggaacctgtttcgaggacattttgaccatgacaccaaaactaggcttgcgacggctctatcttcatgattttccaaatcaattattttagtaaccatgaaaatgaccagtgacctccctggccaacccgtggccaccggaatgtgccctggaggaacctgtttcgaggacattatgaccatgacactgaaactgggcatgcgacggctttatcttcatgatttttcatatcaattattttagtaaccatgaaaatgagcaGCAACCTCCCTGACCAACCCGTgtccaccggaatgtgccctggaggaacctgtttcgaggacattatgaccatgacactgaaactgggcatgcgactgcactatcttcatgatttttcatgtacatcatcttagtaaccatgaaaatgaccagtgacctccctggccaacccatggccaccggaatgtgccctggaggaacctgtttcgaggacattatgaccatgacactgaaactgagcatgcgacggctctatcttcatgatttttcatatccatcatcttagtaaccatgaaaatgaccagtgacctccctggctaacccgtggccaccggaatgtgccctggaggaacctgttacgaggacattttgaccatgacaccaaaactaggcttgcgacggctctatcttcatgattttccaaatcaattattttagtaaccatgaaaatgaccagtgacctccctggccaacccgtggccaccggaatgtgccctggaggaacctgttttgaggacattatgaccatgacactgaaactgggcatgcgacggctctatcttcatgatttttcatatccatcatcttagtaaccatgaaaatgaccagtgacctccttggctaacccg contains:
- the LOC109408411 gene encoding uncharacterized protein LOC109408411 gives rise to the protein MRCAVCNYYTWSYFIAFAEIFVSFEVASALLQCSRELNRDIACYDVEPVVVMLVLYNFLSLTLIIGVFKRMEKLLQIYQTCTITLKASAIIRKAVLSATEYNQNNMEKTATEMKLVILLTLIFTLEALVVAGACRKMRREKEEPLYYFDVV